The following proteins come from a genomic window of Pyxidicoccus sp. MSG2:
- a CDS encoding ABC transporter permease, whose amino-acid sequence MSPNGASNRSSATQAVAGFVNVVAGYALTEWRVLWRERTAMVFIFILPAALSAILGPGVSGLEAAPGAMGRATIGFAVMFSYMVVTYSGHAFYRDFWYHTNGRQALIRPSKLAFALGKVLPACAMSFVQLLLFTGFAAAFLGLPLQGSFPQVALTGAALVVSGSALGFLLFAVTRSTATLSNLSYLVLVTFSAVGGAIVVTDALPAWSRTLGYATPHFWALRALNEATFGQGRWSVVLQSTAVILTFTAVCAAAASLAFDFRDQKHDTT is encoded by the coding sequence ATGAGTCCGAACGGGGCGTCCAATAGGAGTTCCGCCACCCAGGCGGTGGCCGGGTTCGTCAATGTGGTGGCGGGCTACGCGTTGACCGAGTGGCGCGTCCTCTGGCGCGAGCGCACGGCGATGGTTTTCATCTTCATCCTGCCCGCCGCCCTGTCCGCCATCCTCGGCCCTGGCGTCTCGGGGCTGGAGGCGGCGCCGGGCGCCATGGGCCGGGCCACCATCGGCTTCGCGGTGATGTTCAGCTACATGGTGGTGACCTACTCGGGCCACGCGTTCTACCGGGACTTCTGGTACCACACGAACGGCCGGCAGGCGCTGATCCGCCCCTCGAAGCTCGCGTTCGCCCTGGGCAAGGTGCTGCCCGCGTGCGCGATGTCGTTCGTGCAGTTGCTGCTCTTCACGGGCTTCGCGGCGGCGTTCCTCGGCCTGCCACTGCAAGGCAGCTTCCCGCAGGTGGCGCTCACGGGCGCGGCGCTGGTGGTGAGCGGTTCGGCCCTGGGGTTCCTCCTCTTCGCCGTCACGCGCAGTACCGCCACGCTCTCCAATCTCTCCTACCTCGTGCTCGTGACGTTCAGCGCGGTGGGCGGCGCCATCGTCGTCACGGACGCGCTGCCGGCGTGGTCGCGCACGCTAGGCTACGCCACCCCGCACTTCTGGGCCCTGCGCGCGCTCAACGAGGCCACCTTCGGCCAGGGCCGCTGGAGCGTCGTGCTCCAGAGCACCGCCGTCATCCTCACCTTCACCGCCGTGTGCGCGGCCGCCGCGAGCCTGGCGTTCGACTTCCGGGACCAGAAACATGACACCACCTGA
- a CDS encoding aminotransferase class I/II-fold pyridoxal phosphate-dependent enzyme — protein MTPPDQATPDRPPAPIISRLLGDPRVAQARLGRRIGRLPYFTRVESATGPITRMEGREILNFGSNNYLGLANDARVISAAQEATARWGAGVTGSRLLNGNLALHEELEEALRRFYGRTGALVFSTGYGANLGLMSALLGRHDRAWVDEEMHASVLDGVALARAHMKRFGHNDAEDLLAQAAEDTHPGICVVEGVYSMRGDRAPLRRFLEVCRATRLALIVDEAHGLGTVGTRGLGTVEDEGVVESADFITITFSKSLGSCGGAIIGDADQIEALRFGTRPFLFTASNSPGSVASALAALRILQAEPGLVRELKERVRTLREALQARGIRPIPSDGPIVSVEVGADFDTLQAWRLLWNRGIYANPVVSPAVPAGRGLLRLSVMRTHEEQMVRTVADACADVFSDLQLSQEGRGKVAS, from the coding sequence ATGACACCACCTGACCAGGCCACGCCGGACCGCCCTCCGGCTCCCATCATCAGCCGGCTGCTCGGCGACCCGCGCGTGGCCCAGGCCCGCCTCGGCAGGCGCATTGGCCGGCTGCCGTACTTCACCAGGGTGGAGTCCGCCACCGGTCCCATCACCCGCATGGAGGGCCGGGAGATTCTCAACTTCGGCTCCAACAACTACCTGGGGCTCGCCAATGACGCCCGCGTCATTTCCGCCGCCCAGGAGGCCACCGCCCGCTGGGGCGCGGGCGTGACGGGCTCGCGGCTGCTCAACGGCAACCTCGCGCTCCATGAAGAGCTGGAGGAGGCGCTGCGGCGCTTCTACGGCCGCACCGGCGCCCTGGTGTTCTCCACCGGCTACGGCGCCAACCTGGGCCTGATGAGCGCGTTGCTCGGCCGCCATGACCGCGCCTGGGTGGACGAGGAGATGCACGCCTCCGTCCTGGACGGCGTGGCACTGGCGCGAGCCCACATGAAGCGCTTCGGCCACAACGACGCCGAGGACCTCCTGGCCCAGGCGGCGGAGGACACCCACCCCGGCATCTGCGTCGTCGAAGGCGTCTACTCCATGCGCGGAGACAGGGCCCCGCTGCGCAGGTTCCTCGAGGTGTGCCGGGCCACGCGGCTGGCGCTCATCGTGGACGAGGCCCACGGGCTCGGGACGGTGGGCACGCGAGGGCTCGGCACCGTGGAGGACGAGGGCGTCGTCGAGAGCGCGGACTTCATCACCATCACCTTCTCCAAGAGCCTGGGCTCCTGCGGCGGCGCCATCATCGGCGACGCGGACCAGATTGAGGCCCTGCGCTTCGGCACGCGGCCCTTCCTCTTCACCGCCTCCAACTCTCCGGGCTCGGTGGCCTCGGCCCTCGCGGCCCTGCGCATCCTCCAGGCGGAGCCGGGCCTGGTGCGCGAGCTGAAGGAGCGGGTGCGGACGCTGCGCGAGGCGCTCCAGGCGCGCGGGATTCGTCCCATCCCCTCCGATGGCCCCATCGTCAGCGTGGAGGTGGGCGCGGACTTCGACACGCTCCAGGCGTGGCGCCTGCTCTGGAACCGGGGCATCTACGCCAACCCGGTCGTCTCCCCGGCCGTGCCGGCCGGCAGGGGGCTGCTCCGCCTGAGCGTGATGCGGACCCATGAGGAGCAGATGGTGCGCACCGTCGCCGACGCGTGCGCGGACGTTTTCTCGGACCTGCAGCTGTCCCAGGAGGGACGGGGGAAGGTGGCATCATGA
- a CDS encoding ABC transporter ATP-binding protein: protein MHGSVLLCAEGLSFAYTRGAQVLRNASLCLRAGASVGLLGANGAGKTTLLGALTRTLRGTAGGSLRLDVGALPARRAIGYATQALALYPMLTVEENVGHLASLLLGRVEAKAAIARAIEEFVLGPIARTRVHHLSGGQRRLVHLAASFVHGPPIRLLDEPTVALDFEARQLVVRRVRGWREEGAAVLITAHYPEDIEELSTELVLLREGTTRDLGELGAVLSSQARTLLLQAERSASRPESTSWELMLATGRLDEVRTKLGELPSDVRLSELRLSGNRLRDILLRDPSLSSFAEGTEQR, encoded by the coding sequence ATGCACGGTTCAGTCCTGCTCTGTGCGGAGGGCTTGTCCTTCGCCTACACCCGTGGAGCGCAAGTGCTCCGCAACGCGTCCCTTTGCTTGAGGGCGGGAGCTTCCGTGGGGTTGCTCGGCGCCAATGGCGCGGGCAAGACGACGCTGCTGGGCGCCCTCACGCGCACGCTGCGGGGCACGGCCGGGGGCTCGCTCCGGCTCGACGTGGGGGCTCTGCCCGCGCGCCGCGCCATCGGTTACGCGACGCAGGCCCTCGCGCTCTATCCCATGCTGACGGTGGAGGAGAATGTCGGGCACCTGGCCTCCCTCCTGCTGGGGCGCGTGGAGGCGAAGGCCGCCATCGCCCGAGCCATCGAGGAGTTCGTGCTCGGCCCCATTGCCCGCACGCGGGTGCATCACCTGTCGGGTGGGCAGCGGCGTCTCGTGCACCTGGCGGCGAGCTTCGTCCACGGCCCGCCCATCCGGCTGCTCGACGAGCCGACCGTCGCGCTCGACTTCGAGGCCCGCCAGCTCGTCGTCAGGCGGGTGCGCGGGTGGCGTGAGGAAGGCGCCGCGGTGCTCATCACCGCGCACTACCCCGAAGACATCGAGGAACTGTCCACGGAGCTGGTGCTGCTGCGGGAGGGGACGACGCGGGACCTGGGCGAGCTGGGCGCCGTGCTGTCGAGCCAGGCCCGCACGCTGTTGCTCCAGGCAGAGCGCTCCGCGTCCCGGCCCGAGAGCACCTCGTGGGAGCTCATGCTTGCCACGGGCCGCCTGGACGAGGTCCGGACGAAGCTCGGCGAGCTTCCTTCCGATGTCCGCCTGTCCGAGCTGCGCCTGTCCGGCAACCGGCTTCGCGACATCCTCCTGAGGGACCCTTCGCTCAGCTCCTTCGCCGAAGGGACCGAGCAGCGATGA
- a CDS encoding alpha-amylase family glycosyl hydrolase, whose product MTSSSIPAVPVRAPPMARLRDALAQLHGEERAATLARELAAVADGVRARRLPGRVVGSERAAVIAVYPDHVLDGGMAPLQALMRFLDEEVGGVGPALLHVLPPFVSDGDDGFAVVDHQAVHPRFGAWEDLERLSEASGGLMLDLVMNHVSTAHPGFQGVLRGEGSREDFHLFSEPRALEWGTRVRTSSLLQRFDTATGPVWAWCTYGRSQVDLNYRSPDVLSSMARTLLRLVAAGARVVRLDAIPHVWKRVPGGPHEPEAKVLVRVLRAVADLVDPSVRLLAETDHRSGERCYLGAELAQHDNHLAVPLLVFAAALVGEGGPLVDWVNASASDAHRCDGYAFLQTHDGVHLRPMDPPLDARTLRRVLERLERSRVWVSHADVRGEPQPYELNSSLHRIFSTEAGLDVERYLAAHALLFALPATPSLYFPTLFGLPDAVGVESSNPRAANRYRYPYGALRALIRQPVHARILKSLLGLIRLRDALPALREDGGCEARMAASHVLQLTRGHARQPLHVLVNLGAEPATVRSPLREWRELLGGRQGRGDVVLAPAEAVWLVEPGSGDLA is encoded by the coding sequence ATGACCTCCTCCAGCATCCCGGCCGTTCCGGTCCGCGCCCCTCCGATGGCGCGGCTGCGGGACGCGCTTGCCCAACTCCATGGCGAGGAGCGCGCGGCCACACTCGCCCGGGAGCTGGCGGCGGTGGCGGACGGCGTCCGCGCGCGTCGCCTGCCCGGGCGTGTCGTGGGCAGCGAGAGAGCCGCCGTCATCGCCGTGTACCCCGACCACGTGCTGGACGGCGGCATGGCCCCGCTCCAGGCGCTGATGCGCTTCCTCGACGAGGAGGTGGGTGGCGTGGGCCCGGCCCTGCTGCACGTGCTGCCGCCCTTCGTGTCGGACGGGGATGACGGCTTCGCGGTGGTGGACCACCAGGCCGTGCACCCCCGCTTCGGCGCGTGGGAAGACCTGGAGCGCCTGTCGGAGGCGAGTGGTGGGCTGATGCTCGACCTGGTGATGAACCACGTGTCCACCGCGCACCCGGGGTTCCAGGGCGTGCTGCGAGGGGAGGGGAGCAGGGAGGATTTCCACCTGTTCTCCGAGCCGCGGGCCCTCGAGTGGGGCACGCGGGTGCGCACCTCCTCCCTCCTCCAGCGCTTCGACACGGCGACCGGCCCCGTATGGGCGTGGTGCACGTACGGGCGCTCGCAGGTGGACCTCAACTACCGCTCGCCGGATGTCCTCTCCTCCATGGCGCGGACGCTCCTGCGGCTTGTGGCGGCAGGCGCGCGCGTCGTCCGCCTGGATGCCATTCCCCACGTGTGGAAGCGCGTGCCCGGCGGGCCACACGAGCCGGAGGCGAAGGTGCTGGTGCGCGTGCTGCGCGCGGTGGCGGACCTGGTGGACCCGTCGGTGCGCCTCCTCGCGGAGACCGACCACCGCTCCGGCGAGCGGTGCTACCTGGGCGCGGAGCTGGCGCAGCACGACAACCACCTCGCGGTGCCGCTGCTGGTGTTCGCCGCCGCGCTCGTTGGCGAGGGCGGGCCGCTGGTGGATTGGGTGAACGCGTCCGCGTCCGACGCGCACCGCTGTGACGGGTATGCCTTCCTCCAGACGCATGACGGCGTGCACCTGCGCCCCATGGACCCGCCGCTGGACGCGCGCACCCTGCGGCGGGTGCTGGAGCGGCTGGAGCGGAGCCGCGTCTGGGTGTCCCACGCGGACGTGCGGGGCGAGCCGCAGCCGTACGAGCTCAACAGCTCCCTGCACCGCATCTTCTCCACCGAGGCGGGCCTCGACGTCGAGCGTTACCTCGCCGCGCACGCGCTCCTGTTCGCGCTACCAGCCACGCCCTCGCTCTATTTTCCCACGCTCTTCGGGCTGCCGGACGCGGTGGGTGTCGAGTCCTCCAACCCCCGCGCCGCGAACCGGTACCGCTACCCGTATGGGGCGCTCCGCGCGCTCATCCGGCAGCCGGTGCATGCGCGCATCCTGAAGTCCCTCCTCGGCCTCATCCGCCTGCGCGACGCGCTGCCCGCGCTCCGGGAGGACGGAGGCTGCGAGGCGCGGATGGCGGCCTCCCACGTCCTCCAGCTGACGCGGGGCCATGCGCGCCAGCCCCTGCACGTGCTCGTGAATCTCGGTGCCGAGCCCGCGACCGTTCGCTCGCCGCTGCGTGAATGGAGGGAGCTGCTTGGAGGCCGTCAGGGCAGGGGAGACGTCGTGCTCGCGCCGGCCGAGGCGGTGTGGCTGGTGGAACCCGGCAGCGGAGACCTCGCATGA
- a CDS encoding nucleoside-diphosphate kinase: protein MRNLASVSGLVEAFASRPASEELVFTFFDPYALGLGLAEEALAFLASEGFRTVDRRFVQYTQSSIEAVYSPNRPIALDKTWAVPSEVYLLEPSYALLLHTPGRSASAAFKALKGSADPRKRSPHHLRSRLHAPTRALSLMHSSDDARATIEEAATAFDPRELRLLLESAGRPTRRAMSPSQQLPGALVGRAWRPSPAEFLVHLRLRLAEEVELIAPFPEGLPRLWREAAGQLAAHRAEHAASRELYLRVVADEAALVEEAVRAGRSHPRRPGLFDYRVEPALAAAVLELLHQPGLYRETDLTQLIGPVGALVRNAYERVLLRSALQEFE, encoded by the coding sequence ATGAGAAACCTCGCCAGCGTATCCGGCCTCGTCGAGGCCTTCGCCTCGCGTCCTGCGAGCGAGGAGCTCGTCTTCACGTTCTTCGACCCGTACGCCCTCGGGCTCGGGCTCGCGGAGGAGGCGCTCGCCTTCCTCGCGAGCGAGGGCTTCCGCACGGTGGACCGGCGCTTCGTGCAGTACACGCAGAGCAGCATCGAGGCGGTGTACAGCCCCAACCGGCCCATCGCGCTCGACAAGACGTGGGCCGTGCCGAGCGAGGTCTACCTGCTCGAGCCCTCCTACGCGCTGCTGCTGCACACCCCGGGGCGGTCGGCCTCCGCGGCGTTCAAGGCGCTCAAGGGGTCCGCGGACCCGCGCAAGCGCTCACCGCACCACCTGCGCAGCCGGCTGCATGCGCCCACGCGCGCGCTGAGTCTCATGCACTCCTCGGACGACGCGCGAGCGACGATTGAAGAGGCCGCCACGGCCTTCGACCCGCGCGAGCTGCGCCTGCTCCTCGAGTCAGCCGGGCGTCCCACCCGGCGCGCCATGTCTCCCTCCCAGCAACTGCCGGGCGCCCTGGTGGGAAGAGCCTGGCGACCCTCGCCCGCGGAGTTCCTCGTCCACCTGCGCCTGCGCCTCGCCGAGGAGGTGGAGCTCATTGCCCCCTTCCCCGAGGGCCTGCCCCGGCTGTGGCGCGAGGCCGCGGGCCAGCTCGCGGCGCACCGCGCCGAGCACGCAGCGTCCCGCGAGCTGTACCTGCGCGTCGTGGCCGACGAGGCGGCGCTGGTGGAGGAGGCGGTCCGTGCGGGGCGCTCACACCCGCGTCGGCCGGGGCTGTTCGACTACCGCGTGGAGCCGGCGCTCGCCGCCGCGGTGCTGGAGTTGCTCCACCAGCCCGGGCTGTACCGCGAGACGGACCTCACGCAGCTCATCGGGCCGGTGGGGGCCCTGGTCCGCAACGCCTACGAGCGCGTGCTCCTGCGCAGCGCGCTCCAGGAGTTCGAATGA
- a CDS encoding nucleotidyltransferase domain-containing protein encodes MKRTHQLASGQPLTAETLRAHGVDLEGILSELVSDPAACGVLLTGSLAAGNGTPSSDVDLMVLMPHRTSLVTSREGVRFKNSRFSEALQYCDGIEVNIELAERHRVAEIMTWMTAIAPALYKPSELKFIPIIDGPELRFLQRLRTGLPLLNPGLVASWRDEFLVELLPTYLAVRHFMEVHEYLEDAISHHAFSEESSRHVARISVEEALVSILAALGISSASRKWLIVESRKAMATAGEVDRGLLAEGLAILADCATGPVGDCLKRIEALHKRIAARLSTEPELARAVEFMQGKIGYVLEQEA; translated from the coding sequence ATGAAGCGCACACATCAGCTCGCCAGCGGCCAGCCGCTCACCGCGGAGACGCTCCGCGCCCACGGCGTGGACCTCGAGGGCATTCTCTCGGAGCTCGTCAGCGACCCCGCCGCGTGCGGCGTCCTGCTCACGGGCTCGCTCGCGGCCGGCAACGGTACTCCCAGCTCGGACGTCGACCTGATGGTGCTCATGCCGCACCGCACGTCGCTCGTCACGAGCAGGGAGGGCGTGCGCTTCAAGAACAGCCGCTTCAGCGAGGCGCTCCAGTACTGCGATGGCATCGAGGTCAACATCGAGCTGGCCGAGCGCCACCGCGTCGCCGAAATCATGACGTGGATGACCGCCATCGCGCCGGCGCTCTACAAGCCGTCCGAGCTCAAGTTCATCCCCATCATCGACGGCCCGGAGCTGCGCTTCCTCCAGCGCCTGCGCACCGGCCTGCCCCTGCTCAACCCGGGCCTCGTGGCGAGCTGGCGGGACGAGTTCCTCGTGGAGCTGCTGCCCACCTACCTCGCCGTGCGTCACTTCATGGAGGTCCACGAGTACCTGGAGGACGCCATCAGCCACCACGCCTTCAGCGAGGAGTCCAGCCGGCACGTGGCGCGCATCTCCGTGGAGGAGGCGCTCGTCTCCATCCTCGCGGCGCTCGGAATCTCCAGCGCGTCGCGCAAGTGGCTCATCGTCGAGTCGCGCAAGGCGATGGCCACCGCGGGCGAGGTGGACCGGGGCCTGCTGGCCGAGGGGCTCGCCATCCTCGCGGACTGCGCGACGGGGCCGGTCGGGGACTGCCTCAAGCGCATCGAGGCGCTCCACAAGCGCATCGCCGCGCGTCTGTCGACCGAGCCGGAGCTGGCACGCGCGGTGGAGTTCATGCAGGGCAAGATTGGCTACGTGCTCGAGCAAGAGGCATGA
- a CDS encoding alpha/beta fold hydrolase, protein MPLASSLRRRLAVLTQCLAVCGLALGVACAASPPPARARTPDEAPPPVEARAGPRAIDARAIIADARKIASRDGVEELLEIPVGETKQWISVRGRDRRNPILLMIHGGPASPELPTSWAFQGGWEDFFTVVQWDQRGSGKTYNANDPARIGPTLSLDRITEDAVEVVQYLRRRYGKEKVFVLGHSWGSLVGLGLAHRHPELLFAYVGMGQVISGQENERVSYALTLAAAEAAHDLVALQELRAIAPYPEKDGSLPLEKIGIERKWSNTFGGLVHGRDDIGHYLNLADLSPDYSAADVAAIELGSQLSLPQLLPELARFDYTQVTRFDCPLVIFAGRHDTTTPSQVTADWLTRVRAPGKHLVWFENSAHMMMVEEPGRVLLHLVQDVLPLAALRPVPAPAASSLPGPTPPGTGPASR, encoded by the coding sequence ATGCCGCTCGCTTCGAGCTTGCGCCGCCGACTCGCCGTGCTCACACAGTGTCTCGCGGTCTGCGGCCTCGCCCTCGGTGTCGCTTGCGCCGCCTCCCCGCCGCCAGCGCGGGCCCGCACGCCCGACGAGGCGCCTCCACCTGTCGAGGCCCGCGCTGGCCCACGGGCGATAGATGCACGGGCAATCATCGCGGACGCGCGGAAGATTGCGTCGCGCGATGGGGTGGAGGAACTGCTCGAGATTCCGGTGGGGGAGACGAAGCAGTGGATTTCGGTCCGGGGGCGTGACCGGCGCAATCCCATCCTGCTGATGATTCACGGCGGGCCTGCCTCCCCGGAGCTTCCGACGAGCTGGGCCTTCCAGGGCGGCTGGGAGGACTTCTTCACCGTGGTGCAGTGGGACCAGCGCGGCAGCGGCAAGACGTACAACGCCAACGACCCCGCCCGCATTGGTCCCACGCTCTCCCTCGACCGCATCACCGAGGACGCCGTGGAGGTCGTCCAGTACCTTCGGCGCCGCTACGGCAAGGAGAAGGTCTTCGTTCTCGGGCACTCCTGGGGGAGCCTCGTCGGTCTGGGGCTCGCCCACCGTCATCCCGAGCTATTGTTCGCCTATGTGGGGATGGGGCAGGTCATCAGCGGCCAGGAGAACGAGCGCGTCAGCTACGCCCTCACGCTCGCCGCGGCCGAGGCCGCCCACGACCTGGTCGCCCTCCAGGAGCTGCGGGCGATTGCTCCCTACCCGGAGAAGGACGGGTCGCTGCCCCTCGAGAAGATCGGCATCGAGCGCAAGTGGTCCAATACGTTCGGCGGCCTGGTGCATGGCCGCGACGACATCGGCCACTACCTGAACCTGGCGGACCTCTCACCCGACTACTCCGCGGCGGACGTGGCGGCCATCGAACTGGGCTCGCAGCTCTCGCTGCCGCAGTTGCTGCCGGAGCTGGCGCGGTTCGACTACACGCAGGTCACCCGCTTCGACTGCCCGCTCGTCATCTTCGCGGGGCGGCATGACACGACCACCCCCTCACAGGTCACGGCCGACTGGCTGACGCGGGTGCGCGCGCCGGGCAAGCACCTCGTCTGGTTCGAGAACTCCGCCCACATGATGATGGTGGAGGAGCCCGGGCGCGTGCTCCTCCACCTCGTGCAGGACGTGCTGCCGCTGGCTGCGCTCAGGCCGGTGCCGGCTCCCGCCGCCTCCTCCCTGCCAGGCCCCACGCCGCCCGGCACGGGGCCTGCCTCGCGCTGA
- a CDS encoding PEP-utilizing enzyme, producing MTLRESDTATLRLDLPTGGIRDCRVLAIGPAHASMRAWAERTLDTLAEAFGGAPLTLAFKGTVLLRPRALHVPLRGASAVIATWRGECRFILGRTQAVRRELEGWDLDAVAVRLGNSGDVVRLELREDEATSEPLAPVGRLLLGDKARTLDILSELHGPWRISRPLIVRGQEWAVDRGGVLWRVRERFGTARVVVRSSCSAEDAWAESNAGRFLSVLDVDAGDAEALGRAISDVFGSYGRGAESEKVFLQDYVHPVDESGVLMTRHPETLASYWVVASDRHSGRTDQITSGALENPSSAYVEHGVPKGLLPGSLRRVVTVGRELVKLTGVETLDLEFALAGSDFHLFQVRPITRRTGLPEGSEVRRARLLADACTAHQKLVPPRGPVVGEGTVYSTMTDWNPAEMIGRRPLPLARSLYGRLITDRTWAEQRAQYGYRDLRGVPLLRDFAGHAYVDVRASLNSFIPAVTPAHVAASLVSSQLARLAEDPQLHDKVEFDIADTCASLGLRERLRRLYLSDVEEGELEALAVALRALTLNGLRGLPAWLERVEQLRAAPLAPGFGGGLGPVLERLRELGTLPFAHLARTAFVVTALLKSFVREGVLDAGEQRQVLQRIRTVAGQLQADALRVRRGELSLEALVAEFGHLRPGTYDLRTPRYAADPERYFGPLISGTEELARHEEPLSPSLLERIGAGLRGAGLELSSHEFLGHLGAAVSGREYGKHVFTRTLSAVLEHIADWGEPLGLGRDDLAHLSLEQVEAAMGLPAAEARPRCRDAIDEAREHAADINLIELPDVLIRTYHLLFHVSSDEQPLFVTKACVRAPVLVADGLPDAERVRGTIVLLERADPGYDGLLALGVAGIVTAYGGANSHMAVRCTELQLPAAIGVGREQLRRLASGRVMTLDCGGRRLVHE from the coding sequence GTGACACTCCGGGAATCCGACACCGCCACGCTTCGCCTCGACCTCCCTACCGGAGGCATCCGCGACTGCCGGGTGCTCGCCATCGGACCGGCGCACGCCTCCATGCGCGCCTGGGCCGAGCGCACCCTGGACACGCTCGCGGAGGCGTTTGGCGGTGCGCCGCTGACGCTCGCCTTCAAGGGGACGGTGCTCTTGCGGCCGCGCGCGCTCCACGTGCCGCTGCGGGGCGCCTCCGCCGTCATCGCCACCTGGCGCGGCGAGTGCCGCTTCATCCTCGGGCGGACCCAGGCAGTGCGCCGGGAGCTGGAGGGGTGGGACCTGGACGCGGTGGCGGTGCGCCTCGGGAATTCGGGAGATGTGGTGCGCCTCGAGCTCCGCGAGGACGAGGCCACGAGCGAGCCGCTCGCCCCGGTGGGCCGGCTCCTGCTGGGTGACAAGGCGCGCACGCTCGACATCCTCTCGGAGCTGCACGGGCCGTGGCGCATCTCCCGGCCGCTCATCGTGCGGGGCCAGGAGTGGGCGGTGGACCGTGGCGGCGTGCTCTGGCGCGTGCGGGAGCGCTTCGGCACCGCACGTGTCGTCGTGCGCTCCTCCTGCTCGGCGGAGGACGCGTGGGCGGAGTCGAATGCGGGGCGCTTCCTCTCGGTGCTCGACGTGGACGCGGGCGACGCCGAGGCGCTCGGCCGCGCCATCTCGGACGTGTTCGGCTCGTACGGCCGGGGGGCGGAGTCCGAGAAGGTCTTCCTCCAGGACTACGTCCACCCCGTGGACGAGAGCGGCGTGCTGATGACGCGGCACCCGGAGACGCTTGCGTCCTACTGGGTGGTGGCGTCGGACCGTCACAGCGGGCGCACGGACCAGATTACCTCCGGGGCCCTGGAGAATCCCTCCTCCGCGTACGTGGAGCACGGCGTCCCCAAGGGCCTGCTCCCGGGCTCGCTCCGCCGCGTCGTCACGGTGGGCCGCGAGCTGGTGAAGCTCACCGGCGTGGAGACGCTGGACCTCGAGTTCGCGCTGGCGGGCAGTGACTTCCACCTCTTCCAGGTGCGACCCATCACCCGCAGGACAGGGCTCCCCGAGGGGAGCGAGGTCCGCCGCGCGAGGCTCCTCGCCGATGCCTGCACGGCGCACCAGAAGCTCGTCCCGCCCCGGGGGCCCGTCGTCGGCGAAGGGACCGTCTACAGCACGATGACGGATTGGAACCCCGCCGAGATGATTGGTCGGCGCCCGCTGCCGCTGGCCCGCTCCCTCTACGGCAGGCTCATCACCGACCGGACCTGGGCGGAGCAGCGCGCGCAGTACGGCTACCGGGACCTGCGGGGCGTACCCCTCCTGCGGGACTTCGCCGGGCATGCCTACGTGGACGTGCGGGCCTCCCTCAATTCCTTCATCCCGGCCGTCACGCCCGCGCACGTGGCGGCAAGCCTCGTCTCCTCCCAGCTCGCCCGGCTCGCCGAGGACCCCCAGCTGCACGACAAGGTGGAGTTCGACATCGCCGACACGTGCGCGAGCCTCGGCCTGCGCGAGCGGCTCCGGAGGCTCTACCTGTCCGACGTGGAGGAGGGGGAGCTGGAGGCGCTGGCCGTGGCGCTGCGGGCCCTCACGCTCAACGGGCTCCGCGGCCTTCCCGCCTGGCTGGAGCGGGTGGAGCAACTGCGCGCCGCCCCGCTCGCGCCGGGCTTCGGAGGTGGGCTCGGCCCCGTCCTCGAGCGCCTGCGGGAGCTGGGCACCCTCCCGTTCGCGCACCTGGCGCGCACGGCGTTCGTGGTGACGGCGCTGCTCAAGAGCTTCGTGCGCGAGGGCGTGCTGGACGCGGGAGAGCAGCGTCAGGTGCTCCAGCGCATCCGGACGGTGGCCGGGCAGCTGCAAGCGGACGCGCTCCGTGTGCGGAGGGGTGAGCTGAGCCTGGAGGCGCTCGTCGCAGAGTTCGGCCACCTGCGCCCGGGCACCTACGACCTGCGCACGCCCCGCTATGCCGCGGACCCCGAGCGCTACTTCGGCCCGCTCATCTCGGGCACCGAGGAGCTGGCCAGGCACGAGGAGCCGCTCTCACCAAGCCTCCTGGAGCGCATCGGTGCGGGCCTCCGGGGCGCGGGGCTCGAGCTGTCGAGCCACGAGTTTCTCGGGCACCTCGGCGCGGCGGTCTCCGGCCGGGAGTACGGCAAGCACGTGTTCACCCGCACGCTCAGCGCGGTGCTCGAGCACATCGCCGACTGGGGAGAGCCGCTGGGACTGGGCCGGGACGACCTCGCGCACCTGTCGCTGGAGCAGGTGGAGGCCGCCATGGGGCTGCCAGCGGCCGAGGCGCGGCCCCGGTGCCGCGACGCCATCGACGAGGCCCGCGAGCACGCCGCCGACATCAACCTCATCGAGCTGCCGGACGTCCTCATCCGCACGTACCACCTGCTCTTCCACGTGAGCAGCGACGAGCAGCCCCTGTTCGTGACGAAGGCGTGCGTGCGCGCGCCGGTGTTGGTCGCGGACGGGCTGCCGGATGCGGAGCGCGTGCGCGGCACCATCGTGCTGCTGGAGCGCGCGGACCCCGGCTATGACGGCCTGCTCGCGCTCGGCGTGGCCGGCATCGTCACGGCGTATGGCGGCGCGAACTCGCACATGGCGGTGCGCTGCACCGAGCTGCAATTGCCCGCCGCCATCGGCGTGGGCCGCGAGCAGCTCCGGCGGCTGGCGAGCGGGCGGGTGATGACGCTGGACTGCGGTGGGCGCAGGCTCGTCCATGAGTGA